The Candidatus Nanohalococcus occultus genome contains a region encoding:
- a CDS encoding NAD(P)/FAD-dependent oxidoreductase, with the protein MTEDVEDLVIVGGSAAALTAAIYAKRSGVSVTVVTDGYGGQINNTDVVENYLGFKSISGPDLAEKYVEHMREYDINEEVGDKVTDIRKKDGIFEVETEGGKVIEGNSVIVCTGGSRRHLNVPGEDEFNNRGVAYCAVCDGPLYEGEEVAVIGGGYAGTEAADYLSDVASKVYLLSRSGELKGEEITIQKVLNDENVEIIRGADTKEFYGENLLDGVRYEQDGELKELEVTGAFIEIGTVPNSQITDLVETDDSGYIKVDEEFETSTAGLFAAGDVTDKGIQQLSVSSGQGCMAGLNAADYIKQQRHSE; encoded by the coding sequence GTGACAGAAGACGTTGAAGATCTGGTTATTGTCGGTGGGTCGGCGGCAGCGCTGACAGCAGCAATCTATGCGAAAAGAAGCGGAGTGAGTGTAACGGTCGTTACCGATGGTTACGGTGGACAGATAAACAATACTGATGTAGTTGAAAACTACTTAGGGTTTAAATCGATCTCCGGTCCAGATCTAGCGGAAAAGTACGTCGAACACATGCGTGAATACGATATTAACGAAGAAGTCGGAGACAAGGTAACCGACATCAGAAAGAAAGACGGCATTTTCGAAGTTGAGACCGAGGGAGGGAAAGTGATTGAAGGAAACTCTGTTATTGTCTGTACAGGAGGCTCTCGCAGACACCTGAATGTGCCGGGCGAAGACGAGTTCAACAACCGCGGAGTTGCCTACTGTGCGGTATGTGACGGCCCTCTGTATGAAGGCGAGGAGGTCGCGGTTATCGGCGGCGGATACGCTGGCACGGAAGCAGCGGATTACCTATCCGATGTCGCATCGAAGGTTTATCTGCTTTCCAGAAGCGGTGAGCTGAAAGGAGAGGAAATCACAATCCAGAAAGTTTTGAACGATGAGAACGTTGAGATCATCCGCGGAGCCGACACCAAGGAATTTTACGGAGAGAACCTATTAGATGGCGTTCGTTACGAGCAGGACGGAGAACTCAAGGAACTGGAGGTTACCGGCGCCTTCATCGAGATCGGTACGGTGCCAAACAGTCAGATAACAGACCTAGTTGAGACCGACGATTCCGGGTACATCAAAGTCGATGAAGAGTTCGAGACCTCTACCGCCGGTCTTTTCGCCGCCGGGGACGTAACGGATAAAGGAATCCAGCAGCTCTCAGTTTCCTCCGGACAGGGATGTATGGCAGGTTTAAACGCAGCAGACTACATCAAACAACAGAGGCACTCGGAATGA
- a CDS encoding DUF7511 domain-containing protein: protein MDYNNNGDYNLEPSEPYELERRLDDPDDPSEVTIYDPDADNLTTTWLTADLEVAVDLEETL, encoded by the coding sequence ATGGACTACAACAATAACGGAGATTATAACCTAGAACCTTCAGAACCTTATGAATTAGAGCGCAGGCTTGATGATCCAGACGATCCGAGCGAAGTGACTATTTATGATCCTGATGCTGATAACCTCACTACAACATGGTTAACAGCGGATCTCGAGGTTGCTGTAGATTTAGAAGAAACTCTCTGA
- a CDS encoding topoisomerase DNA-binding C4 zinc finger domain-containing protein, translating into MARETKMTKCVFCGENATKQNSAGQPVCKECREKEPRDVACPDCGMPMKIKEGRYGYFWGCEGYPQCQKTYQIEALVEEED; encoded by the coding sequence ATGGCACGGGAAACCAAGATGACTAAATGCGTTTTCTGCGGGGAAAACGCGACCAAGCAAAACAGCGCCGGCCAACCGGTATGTAAAGAATGTAGAGAAAAAGAACCGAGAGACGTTGCCTGCCCGGACTGTGGAATGCCGATGAAGATTAAAGAAGGACGGTACGGATACTTCTGGGGCTGTGAAGGCTACCCTCAATGTCAGAAAACCTACCAGATCGAAGCACTGGTAGAGGAAGAGGACTAG